Proteins encoded in a region of the Bacteroidota bacterium genome:
- a CDS encoding RNA polymerase sigma factor: protein MTPAEYNQCVDTHADGLFRFILKNMRDEEEARDVVQDAFEKMWRNHEKVEGSKAKSYLFTTGYHTMIDRIRKKKHVSDYTEVNEESLFHSEQYSDIKKVLNNALNLLPEIQKAVITLRDYEGYSYEEIGKITDLNESQVKVYIYRARLFLKQYIGSPERVI, encoded by the coding sequence ATGACACCCGCTGAATACAATCAATGTGTAGATACACATGCCGATGGACTATTCCGCTTTATCCTGAAAAATATGCGGGATGAGGAAGAGGCCCGGGATGTAGTGCAGGATGCATTTGAAAAAATGTGGCGGAATCATGAAAAGGTGGAAGGAAGTAAAGCGAAGAGTTATTTGTTTACTACCGGTTATCATACTATGATCGACAGGATCAGAAAGAAAAAACATGTGTCGGATTATACAGAAGTAAATGAAGAAAGTCTTTTTCACTCAGAACAGTATTCAGACATCAAAAAAGTTTTGAATAATGCTTTGAATCTGCTTCCGGAAATTCAGAAAGCTGTAATAACATTGCGCGATTATGAGGGTTACAGCTATGAAGAAATAGGAAAGATCACTGACCTGAATGAGTCGCAAGTGAAAGTTTATATTTATCGCGCGCGTTTGTTCTTAAAACAATATATCGGTTCTCCCGAAAGAGTAATTTGA
- a CDS encoding T9SS type A sorting domain-containing protein, with protein MNITVLADGNYLIQGHDLQRSTSFYMAKIDNGGSLLWYRIYERNLSPVSQYVIERANHDLLIVGGSDLGYGFLLNTDSMGIPKFAKSYASSPVGPFAHIYYAFESNDRSLTLFGKGGFVSGGDSPFLIKVDSLGEGFCNTIQDSVNFNSPNYSTFSDTFAILPYSTINSLSFMSFSNSISSLGALDMCTSVGVSEEGSSKLVIYPNPVKDKFRFSIPDNFNSSLIEIFNSQGQRISSANISGDDATNEISLPNSTPSGKYYGRLISEKEVLTFSFMVVK; from the coding sequence GGCCAAAATTGATAATGGTGGTTCATTACTTTGGTATCGTATTTATGAGCGAAACCTTTCGCCTGTATCTCAATATGTAATTGAAAGAGCAAATCACGATTTATTGATTGTAGGTGGGTCTGATCTTGGTTATGGTTTTCTTTTGAATACTGATTCAATGGGGATTCCAAAGTTTGCGAAGAGTTATGCTTCCAGTCCAGTAGGTCCTTTTGCGCATATATATTATGCATTTGAATCAAATGATCGATCATTAACTTTATTTGGTAAAGGTGGTTTTGTATCAGGAGGAGATTCGCCATTTCTCATTAAAGTTGATTCATTAGGAGAAGGGTTTTGCAATACAATTCAGGATTCAGTAAATTTTAACAGCCCCAATTATTCAACTTTTTCAGACACATTTGCTATTTTGCCCTACTCAACTATTAACAGTTTGTCTTTTATGAGTTTTTCAAATAGCATATCATCATTAGGTGCATTAGACATGTGCACTAGCGTTGGAGTAAGCGAAGAGGGAAGTAGTAAGTTAGTAATTTATCCAAATCCTGTAAAAGATAAATTTAGATTTTCTATTCCTGATAATTTCAATTCCTCTTTAATTGAGATCTTTAATTCGCAGGGACAAAGAATTTCAAGTGCAAATATTTCAGGAGATGACGCAACAAATGAAATAAGTCTACCGAATTCAACTCCTTCCGGTAAGTATTATGGCAGACTAATTTCCGAAAAAGAAGTATTAACGTTTAGCTTTATGGTTGTGAAATGA